Proteins encoded by one window of Lacipirellulaceae bacterium:
- a CDS encoding biotin/lipoyl-binding protein, with product MKTRLRPLSHDSSPQPIDAARSAEESLLALEAGLREVTSPNVEQASEAKQVNIAHVPSKRPVARIVIASILAMGLLAAGYVVWSCFFRFSAHGVVVAHSAELTAPWAGWITEVHIRSGQSVQQGDLLATVVNPDLDASAEALEDQLRMAQAELNGEEARLRASFLARQDQYLQLRSQYLELQGRLGTETAKSEEFLANRSRLEPLLDSSIVSEQRIESLRSRHEGSRSRAAALQSMISTLEKRLEQAPSQEYDAALLGPIEAKVDQLTAQLERLRLKRERGAIRAPFAGKVVRVHGHVGEPCSFERPIIQLLDTGSFEIQVNVEADRLVQFAVGEQIEALVGRAQSAVTCDIEAVGPKYEEIAPLGTNSTARQKLIPVYLKLPQDLPEGLILRDGEIVHIPTVWGI from the coding sequence ATGAAGACTCGGCTCCGACCTCTATCGCACGATTCGTCTCCGCAGCCGATCGATGCTGCGCGCTCAGCCGAAGAGTCTTTGCTTGCCTTGGAAGCCGGTTTGAGAGAAGTGACGTCCCCAAATGTGGAGCAAGCCTCAGAGGCGAAGCAGGTTAACATTGCCCATGTGCCCTCAAAGCGTCCCGTTGCGCGAATTGTCATTGCGTCAATTTTGGCGATGGGCTTGCTCGCTGCCGGATACGTGGTTTGGTCGTGCTTCTTTCGGTTCAGCGCTCACGGAGTCGTGGTGGCTCACTCTGCTGAACTGACTGCACCATGGGCGGGTTGGATCACAGAAGTTCACATCAGATCAGGCCAGTCTGTGCAGCAGGGCGATCTCCTAGCTACCGTCGTGAACCCCGATCTTGATGCATCTGCAGAAGCGCTGGAAGACCAGCTTCGCATGGCTCAGGCAGAATTGAATGGGGAAGAAGCTCGTTTGAGGGCAAGCTTTCTCGCTCGACAAGACCAATATCTGCAACTGAGATCACAGTATCTTGAGCTGCAAGGAAGGCTGGGAACGGAGACGGCAAAGAGCGAAGAATTTCTTGCAAACCGAAGTCGATTAGAGCCGCTTCTTGATTCTTCGATCGTAAGCGAACAACGAATCGAATCCTTGCGCTCTCGCCACGAGGGGAGTCGCTCACGCGCCGCTGCTTTGCAGAGCATGATCTCCACGCTGGAGAAACGCCTGGAACAGGCTCCGTCACAGGAATACGACGCTGCTTTGCTCGGCCCCATAGAAGCTAAGGTCGATCAACTCACAGCGCAACTAGAACGGCTTAGACTGAAACGCGAGCGGGGAGCGATCCGCGCTCCTTTTGCAGGAAAGGTAGTGAGAGTCCACGGACATGTAGGCGAGCCTTGTAGCTTCGAGCGACCGATCATCCAGTTACTTGACACCGGCTCTTTTGAGATCCAAGTCAATGTCGAGGCGGATCGCTTAGTGCAATTTGCCGTCGGAGAGCAAATTGAAGCTTTGGTAGGCAGAGCGCAGTCCGCTGTCACTTGTGATATTGAGGCTGTCGGCCCAAAGTACGAAGAGATCGCGCCGCTCGGGACTAATAGTACTGCGAGGCAAAAACTTATTCCTGTCTACCTAAAACTTCCTCAAGATTTGCCAGAGGGTTTGATCTTGCGTGACGGCGAGATCGTTCACATCCCGACCGTGTGGGGGATTTGA